One genomic segment of Desulfomicrobium sp. ZS1 includes these proteins:
- a CDS encoding DUF6691 family protein, translating to MSTEQILGLVTGILFGFLLQKGRVLRFEKQIGAMLLKDMTILKFMLSAIIVGMVGIAAMSGAGMITLSHKAMNVGAILVGGALFGAGWAVMGYCPGTSVGALGEGRWHAIFAIAGMVAGAAIYAELYPFFKSTVLAWADFGKIGLPEALGVSPWVVIIVFICVVLGLFRWFESKGL from the coding sequence ATGAGCACGGAACAAATCCTGGGACTGGTGACGGGTATCCTTTTTGGTTTTTTGCTGCAGAAGGGCCGGGTGCTGCGCTTCGAAAAGCAGATCGGGGCCATGCTGCTTAAAGACATGACCATTCTCAAGTTCATGCTCTCGGCCATCATCGTGGGCATGGTCGGGATTGCCGCGATGTCCGGCGCGGGCATGATCACCCTCAGCCACAAGGCCATGAACGTGGGCGCGATCCTTGTCGGCGGAGCCCTGTTCGGCGCGGGCTGGGCTGTCATGGGCTACTGTCCTGGAACCTCCGTGGGGGCCCTGGGCGAAGGGCGCTGGCACGCCATTTTTGCCATCGCCGGCATGGTGGCCGGCGCGGCCATCTACGCGGAGCTGTATCCCTTTTTCAAGAGTACGGTGCTGGCCTGGGCGGACTTCGGCAAGATCGGACTGCCGGAAGCCCTTGGCGTCTCACCCTGGGTCGTGATCATCGTGTTCATCTGCGTCGTGCTGGGGCTTTTTCGCTGGTTTGAAAGCAAGGGGTTGTAG
- the rfbF gene encoding glucose-1-phosphate cytidylyltransferase, giving the protein MKAVILAGGRGTRLSEETCVRPKPMVEIGGRPILWHIMKIYAAHGVRDFIICLGYRGWQIKEYFLNYALHASDIVVDLASRQVEVLRPAEDSWRISLIDTGENTQTGGRLRRVGHLLAGEDAFCMTYGDGVADVDISALIDFHHRHGGVATVTAVAPPGRFGSLARDGSRVSAFVEKPDGDGGSINGGFFVLSPKVLERIVGDDTVWEEDPLRGLARDGELHAYEHGGFWQPMDTLRDRDRLERLWAGGGAPWRNW; this is encoded by the coding sequence GTGAAAGCAGTCATCCTGGCCGGCGGGCGCGGCACGCGTCTTTCCGAGGAAACTTGCGTCCGGCCCAAGCCCATGGTCGAGATCGGGGGACGGCCAATCCTGTGGCACATCATGAAGATTTACGCCGCGCACGGCGTGCGTGATTTCATCATCTGCCTCGGCTACCGGGGCTGGCAGATCAAGGAGTATTTCCTCAATTACGCGCTGCACGCCTCGGACATCGTGGTGGATCTTGCCAGTCGTCAGGTGGAGGTCTTGCGTCCGGCGGAGGACTCCTGGCGCATCAGCCTCATCGACACCGGAGAAAACACCCAGACCGGAGGCCGCCTGCGGCGTGTCGGACATCTCTTGGCAGGGGAGGACGCGTTCTGCATGACCTATGGCGACGGAGTGGCGGATGTGGACATCAGCGCACTCATTGATTTTCATCATCGTCATGGCGGCGTAGCGACGGTCACCGCCGTGGCCCCGCCCGGCCGTTTCGGCTCCCTGGCAAGGGACGGGTCGCGGGTCAGCGCCTTTGTCGAAAAGCCCGACGGCGATGGCGGGAGCATCAATGGCGGTTTTTTCGTTCTTTCGCCCAAAGTGCTTGAGCGCATTGTCGGAGACGACACCGTGTGGGAGGAGGATCCTTTGCGCGGCCTGGCCCGCGACGGCGAACTGCATGCCTACGAACACGGCGGGTTCTGGCAGCCCATGGACACGCTGCGCGACCGGGACAGGCTGGAGCGCCTCTGGGCTGGGGGCGGCGCGCCCTGGAGGAATTGGTGA
- a CDS encoding NAD(P)-dependent oxidoreductase, whose translation MSERVLVTGASGFVGLPLVEALAAGGMRVEALGCRNVGPELPGVRWHRVDLYNAGDVRLLLRELRPAVLVLCAWYVEHGRFWSAPDNWVWLDVSFELAMRFFETGGQRFVGIGTCAEYASQDLNDNMPWPESRKVDPVTLYGQSKAELWRRLLALAERRPGAQASWARLFHLFGAGEHPERLVPSIIHSVLAGREACCGSGRLVRDFSSVWFVAGALAALARSRVTGPVNIGCGQPRSIAALSRLVARLAGRPDLLRLGALPDSPGDVPVMVADTKRLRLEVGYEQRPVIEDDLRRLISLYRLQNS comes from the coding sequence ATGTCTGAGCGAGTGCTGGTGACCGGAGCAAGCGGCTTCGTGGGGCTGCCTCTCGTGGAGGCACTGGCCGCGGGGGGGATGCGGGTAGAGGCTTTGGGATGCCGGAATGTCGGGCCCGAACTGCCCGGCGTGCGCTGGCACCGGGTGGACCTGTATAACGCCGGGGATGTTCGCCTCCTGCTGCGCGAGCTGAGGCCCGCTGTACTGGTGCTCTGCGCCTGGTACGTGGAGCATGGCCGGTTCTGGTCCGCGCCGGATAACTGGGTTTGGCTGGACGTCTCCTTCGAGCTGGCCATGCGGTTCTTCGAGACGGGCGGGCAGCGCTTCGTCGGCATCGGCACCTGCGCCGAATACGCGAGTCAGGATCTGAACGACAACATGCCTTGGCCCGAGAGCCGTAAAGTTGATCCCGTCACCCTCTATGGCCAGTCCAAGGCCGAACTGTGGCGCAGACTCCTTGCACTGGCCGAAAGGCGCCCTGGCGCTCAGGCGTCCTGGGCGCGCCTCTTTCATCTTTTCGGAGCGGGCGAACACCCGGAGCGGCTTGTGCCTTCCATCATTCATTCCGTGCTCGCCGGTCGGGAGGCATGTTGCGGGTCCGGGCGCCTAGTTCGCGATTTTTCAAGCGTCTGGTTTGTCGCCGGGGCGCTGGCCGCACTGGCCCGCTCCCGAGTGACAGGCCCCGTCAATATCGGCTGCGGACAGCCCCGCTCCATTGCCGCCCTGTCCAGGCTGGTTGCCCGGCTCGCCGGACGGCCCGATCTCCTGCGCCTGGGGGCCTTGCCGGACAGTCCGGGCGATGTCCCGGTCATGGTTGCCGACACCAAGCGCCTGCGGCTTGAAGTGGGTTATGAGCAGCGGCCAGTCATAGAAGACGATCTGCGGCGCTTGATTTCTCTTTATCGGCTGCAAAATTCCTAG
- the rpiB gene encoding ribose 5-phosphate isomerase B yields MHTIIFGSDHAGFGLKNILMEHLAGRFNTIDVGTHSLESCDYPNIAGKLATEVLALKATGILICGSGIGMSITANRFEGIRAALCANEYMARMSRMHNDANVLCMGERIIGVDLAKAIADAFLGTEFEGGRHQRRVDLIDQQTPSHQPS; encoded by the coding sequence ATGCACACCATCATCTTCGGATCCGACCACGCAGGCTTCGGCCTCAAGAACATTCTGATGGAGCACCTCGCAGGGCGCTTTAACACCATCGATGTCGGCACCCACTCTCTGGAGAGTTGCGACTACCCGAACATTGCGGGAAAATTGGCCACGGAAGTGCTTGCACTTAAGGCCACCGGCATCCTTATCTGCGGCTCCGGCATCGGCATGTCCATCACCGCCAACCGTTTCGAGGGCATCCGCGCCGCCCTGTGCGCCAACGAGTACATGGCCCGCATGAGCCGCATGCACAACGACGCCAATGTGCTGTGCATGGGCGAACGCATCATCGGCGTCGACCTGGCCAAGGCCATCGCCGACGCGTTCCTCGGCACCGAGTTCGAGGGAGGACGCCACCAGCGGCGCGTGGACCTCATCGACCAACAGACCCCTTCACATCAACCTTCATAA
- a CDS encoding dTDP-4-dehydrorhamnose 3,5-epimerase family protein, producing MRILPTIIAGLHEIEGQAHRDARGFFLRTWCREEFLAAGIDFSPVQTSLSANIRRHTLRGMHYQVSPARERKLVRCLHGRVLDMVVDLREDSPTRLQHWAVTLSSDTGNAFFVPAGCAHGFMTLTDGALVEYMMDTPHAPEHARGLRWDDPALGLPWPARPVVISLRDRSWPGHV from the coding sequence ATGCGCATTCTGCCGACCATCATCGCCGGACTCCATGAGATCGAGGGACAGGCGCATCGTGATGCAAGGGGCTTTTTTCTGCGTACCTGGTGCCGGGAGGAGTTCCTGGCCGCAGGCATCGATTTCTCTCCCGTGCAGACGAGCCTCTCGGCGAATATCCGCCGTCATACCCTGCGCGGCATGCATTACCAGGTTTCTCCCGCCCGGGAGCGAAAGCTGGTGCGCTGCCTGCACGGCCGCGTCCTCGATATGGTGGTCGATCTGCGCGAAGACTCGCCCACGCGTCTTCAGCACTGGGCGGTCACCCTGAGCTCCGATACAGGCAACGCCTTCTTTGTTCCTGCAGGATGCGCCCACGGTTTCATGACCCTGACCGACGGGGCGCTGGTCGAATACATGATGGACACGCCTCACGCTCCGGAGCACGCGCGCGGACTGCGCTGGGACGACCCCGCCCTGGGGCTGCCGTGGCCCGCCAGACCCGTGGTGATTTCCCTGCGTGACCGCAGTTGGCCCGGCCATGTCTGA
- a CDS encoding class I SAM-dependent methyltransferase: MRVEARTVTACRSCGGTLGITFCDLGRMPLANSYLPPGADLEAERSFPLKAVVCDECRLVQLDTVVDAEGIFSDYAYFSSTSESWLEHARNYSAEMMQRLGLNDRSLVIEVASNDGYLLRNFVAAGVPCLGVEPAANIASLARESGVPTETAFLGADSADDLLARLGRHADLVIANNVLAHVPDVNDFVAGLARLAGPQGMVSIEAPHLLRMVEGVQFDTIYHEHYAYWSFLAMERLLARHGLHVAQVEELPTHGGSLRVLAHARVASSTPESVLALRDLELRKGLGGDAFYRGFDQRVRLVLDDFRSWMSQSLEQGLRVAAYGAAAKGNTFLNAAGVGVDEILAVADRNLAKQGRLLPGSHIPVVSPEELLALAPDDILILPWNIAREIVKSLRGAGFRGRLLTAVPRMEVR, encoded by the coding sequence ATGAGAGTCGAGGCACGAACCGTGACAGCCTGCCGATCCTGCGGCGGAACCCTTGGCATCACTTTCTGCGATCTGGGCCGGATGCCCCTGGCCAATTCCTATCTGCCCCCCGGCGCGGACCTTGAGGCCGAGCGCAGCTTTCCGCTCAAGGCCGTGGTCTGCGATGAATGCCGTCTGGTGCAGCTTGACACCGTTGTCGATGCGGAAGGCATCTTTTCGGATTACGCCTATTTTTCCTCGACGTCCGAGTCGTGGCTGGAGCACGCCCGCAACTACTCGGCGGAAATGATGCAGCGGCTCGGGTTGAACGACCGGAGCCTGGTGATCGAGGTGGCCAGCAACGACGGCTACCTGCTGCGAAATTTCGTGGCTGCGGGCGTGCCATGCCTGGGCGTGGAACCGGCCGCCAATATCGCAAGCCTGGCGCGGGAGAGCGGGGTGCCGACGGAAACAGCCTTCCTCGGCGCGGACAGCGCGGATGACCTGCTGGCGCGACTGGGCCGGCATGCCGATCTGGTCATTGCCAACAACGTGCTTGCGCATGTGCCCGATGTGAACGATTTCGTCGCCGGTCTCGCTCGATTGGCCGGACCGCAAGGGATGGTGTCCATCGAGGCCCCGCATCTGCTGCGCATGGTCGAAGGCGTGCAATTCGATACCATATATCACGAGCATTACGCCTATTGGTCTTTTCTGGCCATGGAGCGACTGCTCGCGAGGCACGGTCTCCACGTCGCCCAGGTCGAGGAACTGCCCACTCACGGCGGGTCGCTGCGGGTTTTAGCCCATGCGCGGGTCGCTTCCTCCACGCCCGAATCGGTGCTGGCGCTGCGCGATCTGGAACTACGCAAAGGGCTTGGCGGCGACGCCTTTTACAGGGGCTTTGACCAACGCGTCCGGCTTGTGCTGGATGATTTTCGGAGCTGGATGTCCCAGAGCCTAGAGCAGGGACTCAGGGTCGCGGCGTATGGCGCGGCGGCCAAGGGCAACACCTTTTTGAATGCGGCGGGGGTGGGCGTGGACGAGATTCTGGCCGTGGCCGATCGCAACCTGGCCAAGCAGGGGCGACTTTTGCCCGGCAGCCATATTCCGGTGGTTTCTCCCGAGGAGCTACTGGCCCTGGCTCCGGACGACATCCTGATCCTGCCCTGGAACATCGCCCGTGAAATCGTGAAGAGTCTGCGCGGCGCGGGATTCCGTGGCCGTTTGCTGACCGCCGTGCCCCGCATGGAGGTGCGCTGA
- a CDS encoding YeeE/YedE thiosulfate transporter family protein gives MQFKKSDSGGWNPYLAGALVGVLAILSAYATTAWLGKTSYLGASTTFVRGAGVIEQQIAPEHVQANEYYTKQKVKIDWQFMLVLGIFVGSLAASSTDKSFKLESVPPIWDKRFGPSVGKRAVGAFLGGIVAMMGARMASGCPSGHGLSGMMQLSVSAFVALAMFFAVGIIVASIIYGRRSR, from the coding sequence ATGCAATTTAAAAAAAGCGATTCCGGCGGTTGGAATCCTTACTTGGCCGGAGCCCTGGTGGGCGTGTTGGCCATCCTTTCGGCCTATGCCACTACCGCATGGCTCGGAAAAACCAGCTACCTGGGAGCCTCGACCACCTTCGTTCGCGGCGCGGGCGTGATCGAACAGCAGATCGCCCCTGAACACGTGCAGGCCAATGAATATTACACCAAACAAAAGGTGAAGATCGACTGGCAGTTCATGCTCGTATTGGGCATATTCGTGGGCTCGCTTGCCGCTTCAAGCACGGATAAGAGTTTCAAACTCGAAAGTGTTCCCCCGATTTGGGATAAACGGTTTGGACCGTCTGTTGGAAAACGCGCTGTCGGAGCGTTTCTGGGCGGCATTGTGGCCATGATGGGCGCCCGGATGGCCAGTGGTTGTCCCAGCGGCCATGGGCTCAGCGGCATGATGCAGCTTTCGGTCAGCGCTTTTGTGGCCCTGGCCATGTTTTTTGCGGTGGGCATAATCGTGGCTTCGATCATTTACGGGAGGAGGTCACGATGA
- a CDS encoding tetratricopeptide repeat protein, with protein MTPPAPVPASSEAEAIYSYLAYRELLQEDKNDQATQALEQAIALKPTPELYLELGNLHWRASRFSDALLVLNQGLTSYPESEALLSTLAKTYAAQGRFDDAVLVLDDYRKKHPEQIELAHEAALYRLEQGEFGEAVDRLNAIPPKDVNQTTKFLLGKGFFGLELYDKAITAYQQAVAIDPEYYNAWIELGLTYEVQKNYIDAERVFAKLVDLGIGNQQILFRLIELNLKLNNPDQALSYVEQGSDDPALVLEAVNLLLNQDFYDHAAELLDPMALENPIPRDALFFLAVLEYEGRDNPDKAMAYLEAIPAGHQHYERSLIFRIHLLYQKNDRATAKELCLSAMTLFPKQPEFRIIMAEIHEFEKEYQQALDVLLKATSIWPDNTTILYRLGLIYDRMDHRDQAMIMMEKVISKDPEYADALNYLGYTLVEQDRNLERAEVLIESALKVKPDNGYFVDSLAWVYFKQGKNKRAWQEIKRAVQLVDSDPVIWEHYGDIARAMGFITEARRGYAKALDLEGDNAEEVQAKMNTLGRTR; from the coding sequence ATGACACCACCCGCTCCAGTGCCGGCTTCATCCGAAGCCGAAGCCATCTATTCCTATCTGGCCTATCGCGAACTGCTGCAAGAAGACAAAAATGACCAGGCGACCCAGGCGCTTGAGCAGGCCATCGCGCTCAAGCCCACGCCCGAACTCTATCTTGAACTGGGCAACCTACACTGGCGCGCCTCCAGATTTTCCGATGCCCTGCTGGTCTTGAACCAGGGGCTGACCAGCTACCCGGAATCGGAAGCCCTGCTCAGCACCCTGGCCAAAACCTATGCGGCCCAGGGTCGTTTCGACGACGCCGTACTCGTCCTGGACGACTACCGCAAAAAGCACCCCGAACAGATCGAACTGGCCCACGAAGCGGCGCTTTATCGTCTGGAGCAGGGAGAGTTCGGCGAAGCTGTGGACAGGCTGAACGCCATTCCGCCAAAAGACGTCAACCAGACTACGAAATTTCTCCTCGGCAAGGGTTTTTTCGGCCTTGAACTCTATGACAAGGCCATCACCGCCTACCAACAGGCCGTGGCCATCGACCCCGAATATTACAACGCGTGGATAGAGCTTGGCCTGACCTACGAGGTCCAGAAAAATTATATCGACGCGGAACGGGTTTTTGCCAAGCTCGTCGATTTGGGGATCGGGAACCAGCAGATTCTCTTTCGTCTGATCGAACTCAACCTGAAGCTCAACAATCCCGACCAGGCCCTATCTTATGTGGAGCAGGGCTCGGATGATCCGGCCCTGGTTCTGGAAGCGGTCAATCTGCTGCTCAACCAGGATTTCTATGACCACGCGGCGGAACTTCTGGACCCCATGGCCCTGGAAAATCCGATCCCCCGCGATGCGCTTTTTTTCCTGGCCGTGCTGGAATACGAAGGCCGCGATAATCCGGACAAGGCCATGGCCTATCTGGAAGCCATCCCTGCGGGGCATCAGCATTATGAGCGCAGCCTGATATTCCGCATCCACCTTCTCTACCAAAAAAACGACAGGGCCACGGCCAAAGAGCTCTGTCTGTCGGCCATGACGCTTTTTCCCAAGCAACCTGAATTCCGCATCATCATGGCGGAGATCCACGAATTTGAGAAAGAGTACCAGCAAGCGCTGGACGTGCTGCTCAAGGCCACGAGCATCTGGCCGGACAACACGACCATCCTTTACCGGCTGGGCCTGATCTACGATCGCATGGATCACCGGGACCAGGCCATGATCATGATGGAAAAGGTCATCTCCAAAGATCCCGAATACGCCGATGCGCTCAATTACCTCGGCTACACCCTGGTGGAACAGGATCGCAACCTGGAACGGGCGGAGGTGCTGATCGAAAGCGCCCTCAAGGTCAAGCCCGACAACGGTTACTTCGTCGACTCTCTGGCCTGGGTCTACTTCAAACAGGGCAAAAACAAGCGCGCCTGGCAGGAGATCAAGCGTGCCGTTCAGCTTGTGGACTCGGACCCGGTCATCTGGGAGCATTACGGGGACATCGCCCGCGCCATGGGATTTATCACCGAGGCTCGTCGAGGTTATGCAAAGGCCCTGGATCTTGAAGGCGATAACGCCGAAGAAGTGCAGGCCAAAATGAATACTCTGGGCCGCACACGATGA
- the rfbG gene encoding CDP-glucose 4,6-dehydratase: MVSAGFWSGRRVLVTGHTGFKGAWLCLMLHALGAKVSGISLPPVRHRTYDLLGVSTRMRHSYPADIRVPGLVERIAREARPEIVFHLAAQALVGEGYRDPGGTFATNVTGTTHLLQALRGQRDVAAAVIVTSDKVYRNDNTGRPFREDDPLGGHDPYSASKAAAELAVTVWRHSFKSEMPPMATARAGNVIGGGDFARERLVPDLVRAQRSGRPLVLRSPDATRPFQHVLDVLRGYLLLAQALAAGSLVPPALNFGPRDAELRVRDLIHHWEAATGRSVRWETAGAAVIAEQRRLALDSSLARRVLGWTSFHDTSDAIVRTAQWYAAWVRGVDMDVYSEDEVGKALSPSAMQEQA; the protein is encoded by the coding sequence ATGGTCTCCGCAGGGTTTTGGAGCGGGCGCCGCGTGCTGGTCACAGGCCACACCGGATTCAAGGGTGCCTGGCTCTGCCTCATGCTGCATGCCCTCGGCGCGAAAGTGTCGGGGATCTCCCTGCCGCCGGTTCGTCACCGAACCTATGATCTGCTGGGCGTGTCCACCCGGATGCGACATTCCTATCCGGCCGACATCCGTGTGCCGGGGCTGGTGGAGAGAATCGCGCGCGAGGCGCGCCCCGAGATCGTTTTTCATCTGGCCGCGCAAGCACTGGTGGGTGAGGGGTATCGCGATCCGGGCGGCACCTTCGCCACCAACGTGACGGGTACGACGCATCTGCTGCAGGCGCTGCGCGGTCAGCGCGACGTCGCGGCGGCGGTGATCGTCACCTCGGACAAGGTATATCGCAACGACAACACGGGGCGGCCCTTTCGGGAGGACGATCCACTGGGCGGCCACGATCCCTACAGCGCTTCCAAGGCTGCGGCCGAATTGGCGGTGACTGTCTGGCGGCACTCCTTCAAGAGCGAGATGCCGCCCATGGCCACGGCCCGCGCCGGAAACGTCATCGGCGGTGGGGATTTCGCCCGTGAGCGTCTGGTGCCGGATCTGGTGCGGGCCCAAAGAAGCGGCAGACCCCTTGTATTGCGCAGCCCCGACGCCACGCGTCCATTCCAGCATGTGCTGGATGTGCTGCGCGGCTATCTGCTGCTGGCCCAGGCCCTGGCCGCAGGTTCCCTTGTGCCGCCGGCCCTCAACTTCGGCCCGCGGGACGCCGAGTTGCGGGTGCGGGATCTGATTCATCATTGGGAGGCCGCGACGGGCCGATCGGTGCGCTGGGAAACCGCAGGCGCTGCCGTCATCGCCGAACAGCGGCGGCTGGCCCTGGACAGCAGCCTCGCGCGGCGCGTTCTGGGATGGACTTCCTTTCACGACACGTCAGACGCCATCGTCAGGACCGCGCAGTGGTATGCCGCCTGGGTCAGAGGCGTGGACATGGACGTCTACTCGGAAGACGAAGTCGGCAAAGCGTTGTCCCCCTCGGCAATGCAGGAGCAGGCATGA
- the glpX gene encoding class II fructose-bisphosphatase, translated as MEAPQRNLAMDLVRVTEAAALASARWLGKGAKNEGDGAAVDAMRLSFNTLDIDGRIVIGEGEKDEAPMLYNGEHIGTGRGAAVDVAVDPVEGTNLLAYGRPNAIAVVGLAPAGTMFNPGPSYYMQKLVVPAQAKGVVDMNAPVAHNLEATARALSKKVEDLVIFVLDKPRHKDLISQIRAAGARIQLHTDGDVAGALMAVDPSSNVDMMIGTGGTPEGVLAACAIKALGGEILARFDPQSESERKNVLDFGLDLTQVLTTDTLIRDDNVFFAATGISGGTFLGGVSYSGTGATTHSLVLRGKTGTIRRITSTHQWDKLMRFSAIKY; from the coding sequence ATGGAAGCCCCGCAACGAAATCTGGCCATGGACCTGGTCCGGGTCACGGAAGCTGCGGCCTTGGCCTCGGCCCGCTGGCTCGGCAAAGGCGCCAAAAACGAAGGCGACGGAGCGGCCGTGGACGCCATGCGCCTGTCCTTCAACACCCTTGATATCGACGGTCGCATCGTCATCGGCGAGGGCGAGAAGGACGAAGCTCCCATGCTCTACAACGGCGAGCACATCGGCACGGGCCGGGGCGCGGCCGTAGACGTGGCGGTGGACCCGGTGGAAGGCACCAACCTCCTGGCTTATGGCCGCCCCAACGCCATCGCCGTGGTCGGCCTGGCTCCGGCCGGGACCATGTTCAATCCGGGCCCGAGCTATTACATGCAAAAGCTCGTTGTGCCGGCCCAGGCCAAAGGCGTGGTGGACATGAACGCCCCCGTGGCCCACAATCTGGAGGCCACGGCCAGGGCCCTGAGCAAGAAGGTCGAGGATCTGGTAATCTTTGTCCTCGACAAACCCCGCCACAAGGATCTCATCAGCCAGATCCGCGCCGCCGGGGCTCGCATCCAGCTGCACACCGACGGCGACGTAGCCGGGGCGCTCATGGCCGTGGACCCGTCCTCCAATGTGGACATGATGATCGGCACTGGCGGCACTCCCGAGGGAGTGCTCGCGGCCTGCGCCATCAAGGCGCTGGGAGGGGAGATCCTGGCCCGTTTCGACCCCCAGTCCGAATCCGAACGCAAAAACGTACTCGACTTCGGCCTGGACCTGACCCAGGTCCTGACCACGGACACCCTGATCCGCGACGACAACGTCTTCTTCGCGGCCACGGGCATCTCCGGTGGAACGTTCCTGGGCGGCGTGTCCTACAGCGGCACCGGCGCAACCACCCATTCCCTAGTCCTACGCGGCAAGACAGGCACCATCCGCCGCATCACCTCAACCCACCAGTGGGACAAGCTGATGCGCTTCTCGGCCATCAAGTACTAG
- the tkt gene encoding transketolase, with product MTTNASPIDTKAVNVIKGLIMDTVRASNSGHPGGAMSSADYAYVLFKEFLSFDPKDAKWFNRDRFVLSAGHESALLYALLTLKGNLGVEDLKAFRQFGSKTPGHPEHDMTDGVEATTGPLGQGFAMAGGMAVAETFLREYLDAESAGHFTYVLVSDGDVQEPICLGSAALFGQWGLGRLIAYYDSNKIQLAGPTSRVDCVDHKALFESMHWQVIEIDGHDHEQIRKAILAGQAETSKPTLIIGHTTMAKGCATLEGSESTHGAPLPEAEITATKAKLSIPDENFYLPEDVRAHFRSRFAALSNGRQAWDKALDAKLADPAFAAKWAHVTTPAWQRNLNWPEFESGASVATRKAFGACLGAMMEQLPTLMGGSADLDPSNQTVKFREGVGIFNAATNALGRNLCFGVREFPMGAILNGLALHGGIVPFGATFLVFSDYERNAIRMSALQHLPVMHVFTHDSFFVGEDGPTHQPIEHVSALRLIPNLLVLRPADARESAACMAVALEQKSRPSVLIFTRQGLPVLELPQPLEAHVAKGAYVVRDPEGAAPEMLLLASGSEVHLALEAAAACPELKIRVVSVPSMELFDEQNAEYRESVMPRSITRRVAIEAGRTDLWFKYVGLDGKVWGINHFGASAPAGVLKEKYGFTTANLIKFIRE from the coding sequence ATGACCACCAACGCTTCCCCAATAGATACCAAGGCCGTCAACGTCATCAAGGGCCTGATCATGGACACGGTCCGCGCCTCCAACTCCGGCCATCCGGGCGGGGCCATGTCTTCGGCGGATTATGCCTACGTCCTGTTCAAGGAATTCCTGAGCTTCGACCCCAAGGACGCCAAATGGTTCAACCGCGACCGCTTCGTGCTGTCTGCGGGTCATGAATCCGCCCTGCTTTACGCCCTGCTGACCTTGAAGGGCAACCTTGGCGTCGAGGATCTCAAGGCGTTCCGCCAGTTCGGCAGCAAAACCCCGGGACACCCCGAGCACGACATGACCGACGGAGTCGAAGCCACCACCGGGCCACTCGGCCAGGGATTCGCCATGGCCGGAGGCATGGCCGTGGCCGAAACCTTTCTGCGCGAATATCTGGACGCCGAGAGCGCCGGACACTTCACCTACGTGCTGGTCTCCGACGGCGACGTGCAGGAGCCTATCTGTCTGGGCAGCGCGGCCCTTTTCGGCCAGTGGGGCCTAGGCAGGCTCATCGCCTACTACGACAGCAACAAGATCCAGCTGGCCGGTCCTACCTCCCGTGTCGACTGCGTGGATCACAAGGCCCTGTTCGAGAGCATGCACTGGCAGGTCATCGAGATCGACGGCCACGACCACGAGCAGATCCGCAAGGCCATCCTGGCCGGGCAGGCCGAAACCTCCAAGCCGACCCTGATCATCGGCCACACGACCATGGCCAAGGGCTGCGCCACCCTGGAGGGCAGCGAATCCACCCACGGCGCTCCCCTGCCGGAGGCTGAAATCACGGCCACCAAAGCCAAGCTCAGCATCCCCGATGAAAACTTTTATCTCCCCGAGGATGTGCGGGCCCACTTTCGATCCCGCTTTGCGGCCCTAAGCAACGGACGCCAAGCCTGGGACAAGGCCTTGGACGCAAAACTCGCCGATCCGGCCTTCGCGGCCAAATGGGCGCACGTGACCACTCCGGCTTGGCAGCGCAACCTGAACTGGCCCGAATTTGAATCCGGGGCCAGCGTGGCCACGCGCAAGGCTTTCGGGGCGTGCCTCGGGGCCATGATGGAGCAGTTGCCCACGCTCATGGGCGGCTCCGCGGACCTCGATCCGTCCAACCAGACCGTCAAGTTCCGCGAAGGCGTAGGCATTTTCAACGCCGCGACCAATGCCCTCGGCCGCAACCTCTGCTTCGGCGTGCGCGAATTCCCCATGGGCGCGATCCTGAACGGCCTGGCCCTGCACGGCGGCATCGTTCCCTTCGGCGCAACCTTCCTGGTCTTCTCCGATTACGAGCGAAACGCCATCCGCATGTCCGCCCTGCAGCACCTGCCCGTAATGCACGTCTTCACTCACGATTCCTTCTTCGTCGGCGAAGACGGCCCGACCCATCAGCCCATCGAACACGTCAGCGCCCTGCGGCTCATCCCGAACCTGCTGGTGCTGCGCCCCGCCGACGCCCGCGAAAGCGCGGCCTGCATGGCCGTGGCCCTGGAGCAGAAGTCCCGCCCCTCTGTCCTCATCTTCACCCGCCAGGGCCTGCCCGTGCTTGAGCTGCCCCAGCCGCTGGAAGCCCATGTGGCCAAGGGTGCCTATGTTGTCCGCGACCCCGAAGGCGCGGCCCCGGAGATGTTGCTGCTGGCCTCGGGCTCGGAAGTGCATCTGGCCCTGGAAGCGGCGGCAGCCTGTCCGGAACTCAAAATCCGCGTCGTATCCGTGCCCAGCATGGAGCTTTTCGACGAGCAGAACGCCGAGTACCGCGAATCCGTCATGCCCCGCTCCATCACCCGCCGCGTGGCCATCGAGGCCGGACGCACGGACCTGTGGTTCAAGTACGTAGGACTGGACGGCAAGGTCTGGGGCATAAACCACTTCGGAGCCTCGGCTCCGGCCGGGGTGCTGAAGGAAAAATACGGATTCACCACCGCCAACCTGATCAAATTCATAAGGGAATAG